From a region of the Haematobia irritans isolate KBUSLIRL chromosome 4, ASM5000362v1, whole genome shotgun sequence genome:
- the Mvd gene encoding mevalonate diphosphate decarboxylase produces MFIETCIAPVNIALIKYWGKRDEELILPINDSLSMTLSTDEMCAKTTASACATYKEHRMWLNGEEVPFEDNPRIMRCLKALQRLALAKCQTLKFPLEWKLHIVSRNNFPTAAGLASSAAGYACLVYTLASLYGVQDEELTAIARQGSGSACRSLHGGFVRWHKGEASDGSDSIALPVVTSNHWPNMHVLILVVNDARKKTSSTKGMQRAVETSDLIKYRAKQCVPERIEAITEAIKQRDFERFAKITMQDSNQFHAIALDTYPPCVYMNDVSHAIATFVHAYNMSVGKTRVAYTFDAGPNACLYVLKEHVSSVLKGIETSFPNDAGSSVEYIKGIPIDEEASPSSSPTDTILNGNFVLPTNERNLLKYIIHTKVGSGPQRLAKTDSLLNSSTGLPF; encoded by the exons ATGTTTATTGAAACCTGTATAGCACCAGTTAATATAGcattaattaaatatt GGGGCAAAAGAGATGAGGAGCTGATATTACCCATAAATGATTCCTTGAGTATGACATTAAGTACTGATGAG ATGTGTGCCAAGACCACTGCCTCAGCATGTGCAACCTACAAAGAACATCGAATGTGGCTCAATGGTGAAGAGGTGCCGTTTGAAGATAATCCTCGTATAATGAGATGTTTAAAAGCCT tgCAACGCTTGGCTTTGGCCAAATGTCAAACTTTGAAATTCCCTCTTGAATGGAAGCTACACATTGTGTCACGGAATAACTTCCCCACAGCTGCGGGTTTGGCCTCAAGTGCGGCCGGTTATGCTTGCTTAGTATATACGTTAGCCTCTCTCTATGGGGTACAAGATGAAGAGTTAACTGCAATAGCCCGCCAAGGTAGCGGATCTGCATGCCGTAGTTTACATGGTGGTTTTGTACGCTGGCACAAAGGTGAAGCTTCAGATGGAAGTGATTCGATAGCTTTGCCTGTGGTAACATCGAACCATTGGCCAAATATGCATGTCCTAATATTGGTTGTGAATGATGCGAGAAAAAAGACCAGTTCGACCAAGGGCATGCAAAGAGCCGTGGAAACATCGGATCTAATCAAATATCGTGCCAAACAATGTGTTCCCGAACGTATAGAGGCCATCACAGAGGCTATTAAACAGCGAGACTTTGAAAGATTTGCAAAAATCACAATGCAGGATTCAAATCAATTCCATGCCATTGCTTTGGACACTTATCCTCCTTGTGTTTATATGAACGATGTGTCACATGCCATAGCAACATTTGTACATGCCTACAATATGTCTGTAGGTAAAACACGAGTAGCTTATACCTTTGATGCGGGACCAAATGCTTGTTTATATGTGCTCAAAGAGCATGTCTCATCGGTTTTAAAGGGCATCGAAACCTCATTTCCCAATGATGCGGGATCCAGTGTCGAATATATTAAGGGCATACCCATAGATGAGGAAGCATCACCCTCATCGTCACCAACAGATACCATACTAAATGGTAACTTTGTATTACCCACAAATGAGCGAAATCTTCTCAAGTATATTATACACACGAAGGTGGGATCAGGACCACAACGTTTGGCTAAAACCGATAGTCTGCTAAATTCTTCGACGGGTCTTCCATTTTAA